In Rubrobacter radiotolerans DSM 5868, a genomic segment contains:
- the wzy gene encoding O-antigen polysaccharide polymerase Wzy produces MVSVPQSSRARLGLPEPSTGAAEGRIGARWGFAFLGNLALLVLLALLAVAYNVFEFGSSPSSLLRPACLLLLLCCVWTLLSWRLASGSIFNLYGFFLISAALFNGGQAFLYLFGVDTARLARSVAVSVPDVFSPETVLLTVYLVSVSLIGFHTGGLLSIPVTARRKAVPPAEEAQASNDATTALSLRLVGWGLLAVSVFPMIYLLGQMTTVVLRSNYMNIYQQDFGSAVSILAAAIVPAAIFLLAGSRGMKFNILLSALIVIAYSLIQFFLGNRAGAAMFLVAYAWTFHRAVRPIPNLALFAVGAFMLFVVFPVIRIFRDTGGSQNFSFETLSDTFASIDNPVVSILHEMGFSMITVAHTIELVPGFRNYDYGVSYFYGALGMFPSLFAENHPTAVHGTLNRWLALAVEPNLASTFPNWSLGFSFIAEAYLNFGWIGAPIILAVMGFLLGWFVLAAERSGDLARIATVGAFTGFFLIFARAESNDVLRSLLWYAVFPYLAVLFTRTWILRSRHLARRRDPLVGRRIPGER; encoded by the coding sequence ATGGTCAGCGTCCCGCAGAGTAGCCGGGCACGGCTCGGACTACCCGAACCCTCCACTGGCGCAGCGGAGGGCCGGATCGGTGCCCGTTGGGGGTTCGCGTTCCTCGGGAACCTCGCGCTCCTCGTCCTGCTCGCGCTGCTCGCCGTTGCCTACAACGTCTTCGAGTTCGGCTCTAGCCCGTCGAGCCTTCTGAGACCGGCGTGTCTTCTGCTCCTGCTCTGCTGCGTGTGGACGCTTCTCTCCTGGAGGCTCGCCTCCGGGAGCATCTTCAACCTCTACGGGTTCTTTCTGATCTCAGCCGCACTCTTTAATGGCGGTCAGGCGTTTCTGTACCTTTTCGGGGTGGACACCGCGCGCCTGGCGCGTAGCGTCGCCGTCTCCGTCCCGGATGTGTTCTCCCCCGAAACGGTCCTTCTGACGGTCTATCTCGTTTCTGTGAGCCTGATCGGGTTCCACACCGGAGGTCTCCTGAGCATCCCGGTAACGGCACGACGCAAAGCCGTACCGCCTGCGGAAGAAGCGCAAGCCTCAAACGATGCAACCACAGCCCTTTCGCTGAGGCTCGTCGGCTGGGGCCTTCTCGCCGTCTCGGTGTTCCCCATGATCTACCTCTTGGGGCAAATGACCACAGTCGTGCTTAGGTCCAACTACATGAACATCTACCAGCAGGACTTCGGCAGCGCGGTCTCGATCCTCGCGGCGGCGATAGTCCCGGCGGCGATCTTTCTTCTTGCCGGAAGTCGGGGTATGAAGTTCAACATCCTGCTCTCGGCGTTGATCGTGATCGCCTACTCGCTGATCCAGTTCTTTCTCGGCAACCGGGCGGGGGCGGCGATGTTCCTCGTCGCCTACGCGTGGACTTTCCACCGGGCGGTTCGTCCGATACCGAACCTCGCGCTCTTCGCCGTCGGCGCTTTCATGCTCTTTGTGGTCTTTCCCGTTATCCGGATTTTCCGGGACACGGGCGGCTCGCAGAACTTCTCCTTCGAGACGCTCTCAGACACCTTCGCCTCGATAGACAACCCGGTTGTCTCGATCCTCCATGAGATGGGCTTCTCGATGATCACCGTCGCCCACACAATAGAGCTCGTGCCAGGTTTTAGGAACTACGACTACGGGGTCAGCTACTTCTACGGGGCGCTCGGCATGTTCCCGTCGCTCTTCGCAGAGAACCACCCGACCGCCGTACACGGCACGCTCAACCGCTGGCTCGCGCTCGCGGTCGAGCCGAACCTTGCAAGCACTTTCCCGAACTGGAGCCTCGGCTTCTCGTTTATCGCAGAGGCGTACCTGAACTTCGGCTGGATCGGAGCCCCGATAATCCTTGCGGTGATGGGCTTTCTTCTCGGGTGGTTCGTTCTCGCTGCGGAACGCTCCGGCGATCTTGCGCGGATCGCAACCGTCGGGGCCTTCACGGGCTTTTTCCTGATCTTCGCCCGCGCCGAGTCGAACGACGTGCTCCGCTCGCTTCTTTGGTATGCGGTCTTCCCCTATCTGGCCGTCCTCTTTACGAGAACCTGGATCCTCCGCTCCCGCCACCTCGCCCGCAGAAGGGACCCGCTCGTCGGCCGACGCATCCCGGGCGAACGATGA
- the wbaP gene encoding undecaprenyl-phosphate galactose phosphotransferase WbaP: MQRADTARLQSSEEPSLKARTSPVRWSSFRARVAVAALLASDIAAALLAWALSYAVFWGLGAGGESIQDAFLHTVLPSVVVWVVLRGSLGLYPGYGYDSVERLRRHFYSVLTAGAVLAVILLGFGVDSSTSRLTIFGAFVGILFLTLVFRKVTMVLLNRAGMWGRRVVVVSYRDTGVQFVEMLRREWGVGYNPVALFDSGLVPAGSSFEETPYSKTVSDVIRFSKKNGVDTAIFATPYTRREQLASMVSQTSESLRYVLIVPNLGGVTTSGVKARDLSGTFALEVKHNLLDPWARRLKRAIDLSGALVGGLAISPLLILIMVLIKLDSRGSVLYGHRRLGSANEHFFCLKFRTMRQDADVVLAKYLEGDPALREEWERNHKLRDDPRVTRVGRILRKTSLDELPQLWNVLRGEMSLIGPRPIVDDEIPRYKEGYELYKRIRPGMSGFWQVSGRSDTDYDERVEMDSYYVRNWSVWLDIVILMRTVSIVLRGRGAY; encoded by the coding sequence TTGCAGAGGGCTGATACCGCGAGATTACAAAGCTCTGAAGAGCCGTCTCTGAAGGCCCGGACAAGCCCGGTCCGGTGGTCCTCGTTTCGCGCGAGGGTTGCCGTTGCGGCGCTTCTTGCCTCGGACATCGCGGCAGCGCTCCTTGCGTGGGCGCTCTCTTACGCGGTGTTCTGGGGGCTTGGCGCTGGTGGAGAGAGCATACAGGACGCTTTTTTGCACACCGTGCTCCCGAGCGTCGTTGTCTGGGTCGTGTTGCGGGGAAGTCTCGGGCTCTACCCGGGCTACGGCTACGACTCGGTCGAGCGGCTCCGCCGGCACTTTTACTCAGTGCTTACGGCGGGAGCGGTGCTTGCGGTGATCCTGCTTGGCTTCGGCGTTGACAGCTCGACCTCGCGGCTGACGATCTTCGGGGCGTTTGTCGGGATACTGTTTTTGACCCTGGTATTCCGCAAGGTGACGATGGTGCTGCTGAACCGGGCCGGGATGTGGGGCCGTCGGGTCGTCGTCGTGAGCTACCGTGACACGGGGGTGCAGTTCGTCGAGATGCTTCGCCGGGAGTGGGGCGTAGGCTACAACCCGGTCGCGCTCTTTGACTCGGGGCTCGTTCCGGCCGGGTCCTCCTTCGAGGAGACGCCGTACTCAAAGACGGTCTCGGATGTGATCCGCTTCTCCAAAAAGAACGGCGTGGACACGGCCATCTTTGCGACACCCTACACTCGTCGGGAGCAACTCGCGAGCATGGTCTCTCAGACCTCCGAGAGCCTGCGCTACGTCCTGATCGTCCCGAACCTCGGTGGGGTAACGACCTCGGGCGTGAAGGCGCGCGACCTCTCCGGGACCTTCGCTCTTGAGGTAAAGCACAACCTGCTCGACCCGTGGGCAAGAAGGCTCAAGCGTGCTATCGACCTCTCCGGCGCTCTTGTCGGGGGGCTTGCGATCAGCCCGCTTCTGATCCTGATAATGGTCCTGATAAAGCTCGATTCCAGAGGAAGCGTCCTTTACGGTCACCGGCGACTCGGCTCGGCCAACGAGCACTTCTTCTGCCTGAAGTTCCGCACGATGCGTCAAGACGCGGACGTTGTCCTTGCGAAGTACCTGGAGGGGGACCCGGCGCTGCGCGAGGAGTGGGAACGCAACCACAAGCTCCGCGACGACCCGCGCGTAACGCGGGTCGGACGGATCCTCAGAAAGACAAGTCTCGACGAGCTTCCCCAGCTCTGGAACGTGCTCCGGGGTGAGATGAGCCTGATCGGCCCAAGGCCCATCGTCGACGACGAGATACCGCGCTACAAGGAAGGCTACGAGCTTTACAAGAGGATCCGGCCCGGCATGAGCGGCTTCTGGCAGGTCTCTGGCCGCAGCGACACGGACTACGACGAGCGGGTCGAGATGGATAGCTACTACGTCCGCAACTGGTCGGTCTGGCTCGACATCGTTATCCTTATGAGGACGGTATCGATCGTTCTCAGGGGTCGCGGCGCTTATTGA
- a CDS encoding lipopolysaccharide biosynthesis protein produces MAAVRLPSLRKNFSWVFAGNLVYAATQWGMLTALAKLGTPQMVGQFGLGLAITAPIILFANLNLVAVQSTDARRRYVFGDYAALRLLTTTLALGVICAVALLGDYGPGTALVVALIGVAKAVESLSDVTYGLYMQRERMEFIARSMILRGLLSLLALALGVYLTGSVAWGVVGMCVVWLAVFLLHDALNVGRVLDEPQDRARPLFRPAVLASLAWLALPLGLVMTLVTLNSSIPRYFIQGYFGEAELGLFTAMSYIIVAGATFVNALGQAASPRLSRLYADGDLGAFRRLLAKACGLGAAIGAAGILAAIVAGPEILTVLYSDEYAARSEVFVILMVAAAFGYVASFLGYGMTAARYFRAQIPLFVGTVASVALACWLLVPGGGLAGAATALIVGGVVQIAGSLVALAHAMRSPGAGELGKEVDSP; encoded by the coding sequence TTGGCCGCGGTAAGGCTTCCTTCGCTGAGAAAGAACTTCTCCTGGGTCTTTGCGGGTAACCTCGTCTACGCCGCCACGCAGTGGGGCATGCTCACGGCGCTCGCCAAGCTCGGAACTCCTCAGATGGTCGGACAGTTCGGGCTGGGGCTTGCGATCACGGCCCCGATCATACTCTTTGCGAACCTGAACCTCGTCGCCGTTCAGTCCACGGACGCAAGGAGGCGCTACGTCTTTGGCGACTACGCCGCCCTCAGGCTCCTTACGACCACGCTCGCGCTCGGAGTGATCTGCGCCGTCGCCCTGCTCGGCGACTACGGTCCCGGGACGGCGCTCGTGGTCGCCCTGATCGGGGTCGCAAAGGCGGTGGAGTCCCTGAGCGACGTTACCTACGGCCTCTACATGCAGCGCGAGCGGATGGAGTTCATCGCGCGCTCGATGATCCTGCGGGGACTTCTCTCGCTTCTCGCGCTCGCGCTCGGGGTCTACCTCACCGGCAGCGTGGCCTGGGGCGTTGTCGGGATGTGCGTCGTGTGGCTCGCGGTCTTTCTGCTTCACGACGCGCTAAACGTCGGGCGGGTCCTCGACGAGCCGCAGGACCGGGCGCGGCCGCTCTTCCGGCCTGCCGTGCTCGCCTCGCTCGCGTGGCTCGCGCTCCCGCTCGGGCTCGTCATGACGCTCGTTACGCTCAACTCAAGCATCCCGAGGTACTTTATCCAGGGCTACTTCGGAGAGGCGGAGCTGGGCCTCTTCACCGCGATGTCCTACATCATCGTCGCCGGAGCGACCTTTGTGAACGCTCTCGGGCAGGCGGCGAGCCCGCGCCTCTCGCGACTGTACGCCGACGGGGACCTCGGAGCTTTCAGGAGATTGCTTGCGAAGGCCTGCGGTCTTGGCGCGGCGATCGGAGCAGCGGGTATACTCGCCGCGATCGTCGCCGGACCGGAGATACTAACGGTCCTCTACTCGGACGAGTACGCGGCAAGGAGCGAGGTCTTCGTTATCCTCATGGTCGCGGCGGCCTTCGGGTACGTGGCGTCGTTTCTCGGGTACGGCATGACGGCGGCGCGGTACTTCAGGGCGCAGATCCCGCTCTTTGTCGGGACGGTCGCCTCCGTGGCGCTCGCGTGCTGGCTGCTCGTCCCGGGGGGCGGGCTTGCCGGGGCGGCGACGGCGCTCATCGTCGGGGGGGTGGTCCAGATAGCAGGCAGCCTCGTAGCACTGGCACATGCGATGCGCTCGCCGGGAGCCGGCGAGCTTGGGAAAGAGGTCGATTCTCCTTGA
- a CDS encoding glycosyltransferase family 4 protein: MRIWHVGARPSPNAVDGVGMVVWQTAREQAKLGHDVALVLDDAPDAAAREVADGSGIELAHLPSRLLRYRSAAVRALLKARRPDVVHMHKTFVPQQLALTRSLVGLDIPYVITPHGGVNHRRTNVKKSAYTWLVERGRLQRAAAITTVAPLEERSVRKVVPTYKRPIRWVPNPVDTNLLEGYEWCGDLAGRRATFLGRFHVVNKGIDTLVEISRRLPDLSVNLYGSPHPQTERLLASIAADLPPNVRLNETVSGEQKARLLANSSLYIQTSRWEGFSISISEAMYLGVPCVVCESPHPPVQMVHHAEVMQERGFGLVLPQDPEKAARKLAEALESPEDLLASAARAKKFARENFSPKSAALAYLDVYREVLTSSR; encoded by the coding sequence ATGAGGATCTGGCACGTAGGGGCCCGTCCCTCCCCGAACGCCGTAGACGGCGTCGGCATGGTCGTCTGGCAGACAGCCCGGGAGCAGGCGAAGCTCGGTCACGACGTTGCCCTCGTCCTCGACGACGCGCCGGACGCTGCGGCCCGGGAGGTCGCGGACGGCTCCGGCATCGAACTCGCCCATCTTCCCTCACGTCTTCTCCGCTACCGGAGCGCCGCCGTCCGGGCTCTTCTCAAGGCGCGCCGCCCGGACGTAGTCCACATGCACAAGACTTTCGTCCCGCAGCAACTCGCACTGACGAGGTCCCTGGTCGGGCTCGACATCCCCTACGTCATAACCCCTCACGGCGGCGTCAACCACCGCCGAACAAACGTAAAGAAGAGCGCCTACACCTGGCTCGTGGAGCGTGGCCGCCTCCAGCGAGCAGCGGCGATCACGACCGTGGCTCCCCTCGAAGAACGCTCTGTCAGGAAGGTCGTCCCGACCTATAAGCGTCCCATTCGCTGGGTCCCGAACCCGGTTGATACCAACCTTCTCGAAGGCTACGAGTGGTGCGGCGACCTTGCGGGACGCCGGGCGACCTTTCTCGGACGCTTCCACGTCGTGAACAAGGGCATCGACACGCTCGTCGAGATCTCCCGCCGCCTCCCCGACCTCTCGGTAAACCTCTACGGGAGCCCCCACCCCCAGACCGAACGGCTCCTTGCAAGCATTGCCGCAGACCTGCCGCCGAACGTTCGCTTGAACGAGACCGTCTCGGGGGAACAAAAGGCGCGGCTCTTGGCGAACTCTTCGCTCTACATTCAGACCTCGCGCTGGGAAGGGTTCTCTATCTCGATCTCCGAGGCGATGTACCTCGGGGTCCCCTGCGTTGTCTGCGAGAGCCCGCATCCCCCGGTGCAGATGGTCCACCACGCCGAGGTCATGCAAGAAAGGGGCTTTGGGCTCGTCCTCCCGCAAGACCCCGAGAAGGCCGCCCGAAAGCTTGCCGAAGCCCTGGAGTCACCCGAAGACCTTCTCGCGTCCGCCGCTCGCGCCAAGAAGTTCGCTCGGGAGAACTTCTCCCCGAAGTCGGCCGCACTCGCCTACCTGGACGTCTACCGGGAGGTTCTCACAAGCTCCCGGTAG
- a CDS encoding polysaccharide deacetylase family protein, producing the protein MSRNLSERERRALLRSRLLMYHAIDDVCDDPNTLGTSPRRFREQMGHLASSGIRGVSMQELLEAVRRGEERGLVGLTFDDGYRDFRERAVPILKEFGFTATVFVLAGMFGGSNSWKHHVSPHVERRLMDREDVVRVSEAGMEVGSHFMYHAVLPDLALEELRRGLRESREVLSEIVGSEVQGFCYPYGLLNHEVVREVREAGYSYGCSIVERADGDEFDLLRVPLWDGDNLARLIIKRRFYFTYRRIKKLLRPGAPGDERVRQGY; encoded by the coding sequence GTGAGCCGTAACCTGAGCGAGCGGGAGAGGCGTGCCCTTTTGCGTTCGAGGTTGCTGATGTATCACGCGATCGACGACGTCTGCGACGACCCGAACACCCTCGGCACGAGCCCGCGGCGCTTCAGGGAGCAGATGGGGCACCTGGCTTCGTCCGGGATCCGGGGGGTCTCGATGCAGGAGCTACTGGAGGCGGTGCGGCGAGGGGAGGAGCGGGGGCTCGTCGGGCTGACCTTCGACGACGGCTATCGGGACTTCCGCGAGCGGGCGGTCCCGATCCTCAAGGAGTTCGGGTTCACCGCGACGGTCTTTGTTCTCGCCGGGATGTTCGGAGGGTCGAACAGCTGGAAGCACCACGTAAGCCCCCACGTCGAGCGCAGGCTGATGGACCGGGAGGACGTTGTCCGCGTCTCGGAGGCGGGGATGGAGGTCGGCTCTCACTTCATGTATCACGCAGTCCTGCCGGACCTCGCCCTGGAGGAACTGCGGCGCGGTCTTAGGGAGAGCCGGGAGGTACTCTCGGAAATCGTCGGCTCCGAGGTTCAGGGCTTCTGCTACCCGTATGGCCTCCTGAACCACGAGGTCGTCCGGGAGGTACGCGAGGCGGGTTACAGCTACGGCTGCTCCATTGTCGAGCGCGCCGACGGGGACGAGTTCGACCTTCTGCGGGTGCCGCTCTGGGACGGCGACAACCTTGCGCGGCTGATCATCAAGAGGCGCTTCTACTTTACCTACCGGAGGATCAAGAAGCTTCTGCGGCCCGGCGCACCCGGCGACGAGCGTGTGCGTCAAGGCTACTAG
- a CDS encoding glycosyltransferase, whose translation MREKRREGQTRILQVVDGMYRAGLETWLMHILRHIDRERYRMDFLVQDFDEAHYDREIRSLGSEVIPCTPRYNLPKHTRDFRRILREHGPYDVVHAHYHFYNGYALELARRAEVPVRITHSHNDTSGPDSEGGIGRRAFIKAARYLQSRNATEGIAVSEGAARALFGKDWHKDPRWSILYTSIVPERFEGPVDRAAVRREFGVSEDAFVVGHVGRFMEQKNHRFLVEIFAEISRRDPEARLVLVGAGPLREEVEGYLKGYGVRDKTVMAGVHPDPERLMRGLMDVFVLPSLHEGLPLVGIEAQASGLPFFFSDVIPEEVNALPELARPLPLSLPASGWAERILAVRNRPPKLSQEEALRRMKDGPFNIHHAVRRLEEVYGQRPAE comes from the coding sequence TTGAGAGAGAAACGGAGGGAAGGTCAGACAAGGATCTTGCAGGTCGTCGACGGCATGTACCGGGCGGGCCTTGAGACGTGGTTGATGCACATCCTGCGCCACATCGACCGCGAGCGCTACAGGATGGACTTCCTTGTTCAGGACTTTGACGAAGCTCACTACGACCGGGAGATCCGCTCTCTGGGCTCGGAGGTGATCCCCTGCACCCCTCGTTACAACCTGCCGAAGCACACGCGTGACTTTCGGCGCATACTCCGGGAGCACGGCCCCTACGACGTGGTACACGCCCACTACCACTTCTACAACGGCTACGCGCTGGAGCTCGCCCGGCGCGCCGAGGTGCCGGTCAGGATAACGCACAGCCACAACGATACCTCCGGGCCGGACTCCGAGGGCGGCATCGGTCGCCGGGCCTTTATTAAAGCGGCTCGCTACCTCCAGAGCCGTAACGCAACGGAAGGCATAGCCGTCAGCGAGGGCGCGGCGCGGGCGCTCTTCGGGAAGGACTGGCACAAGGACCCGCGCTGGAGCATCCTCTACACGAGCATCGTCCCTGAGCGGTTCGAGGGTCCGGTCGACCGGGCAGCGGTCCGCCGAGAGTTTGGAGTGAGTGAAGACGCTTTTGTTGTTGGACACGTCGGGCGATTCATGGAGCAGAAAAACCACCGGTTCCTTGTCGAGATCTTTGCCGAGATCTCCCGCCGCGACCCAGAGGCGCGCCTCGTGCTCGTTGGCGCGGGTCCGCTTCGGGAGGAGGTCGAGGGTTACCTGAAGGGCTACGGGGTCCGGGATAAAACGGTCATGGCCGGGGTTCACCCGGACCCGGAACGTCTGATGCGGGGTTTGATGGACGTCTTCGTGCTGCCGTCGCTGCACGAGGGGCTACCGCTCGTCGGGATCGAAGCCCAGGCCTCGGGGCTCCCGTTCTTTTTCTCGGACGTTATTCCGGAGGAGGTCAACGCCCTCCCCGAGCTCGCACGACCGCTGCCGCTCTCGCTCCCGGCATCCGGCTGGGCGGAGCGTATCCTCGCCGTCCGCAACCGGCCACCGAAGCTCTCGCAGGAAGAAGCCCTGCGGAGGATGAAGGACGGTCCGTTCAACATCCATCACGCCGTGAGGCGCCTGGAGGAGGTCTATGGTCAGCGTCCCGCAGAGTAG
- a CDS encoding DUF4832 domain-containing protein codes for MKPPTNNLLESSIPRSTFLKNAVKCLAAGTVAATVPAGLLTGGREAKAATSTRISATYKSNAGRFANPERGWFFSIEPIYRSYYSGGRLVVPGNTTMPHEPPPGFEAFALTKARLAEHRAEGVSLIRKYYLLADFKTRPISEAYLDEHVRYDMQLMRESGMKLIPRFVYNWNVEDYDPSDTTVEWTLAHLDQLAPILRDNYDVISHMEAGFVGLYGEWHGSRNENEGSGPGNPEGRWRDPETGGTYSHRVLNDNSRRIINYLLDALPKERMIALRYVNQLKQLYAETFGQGLEERSAFSGSDQSRIGMHDDSFQYNITHRGGYWPPSTTFGTTVYNSERSFQQQAARYTVMSGEPSGDDGSGYVFRVDPIAELKRMSWNSMNNYWYEARRDGVYDSWRERGLYDQIGSRLGYRLSLTRASVPRRIAAGNSLDLTFDIKNSGFSTFYNARKVQVVLRNASTGREFRLAVPKADPRRWWAGNTHRVTVGTRIPTSVPRGDYQLFLNLPDPAARLARRPEYSVRLANEGLWEARTGYNRLNLKIRVTR; via the coding sequence TTGAAGCCCCCCACAAACAACCTTCTGGAGAGCAGCATACCGAGGAGCACGTTCCTGAAAAACGCCGTGAAGTGTCTGGCGGCCGGAACCGTAGCGGCGACGGTCCCCGCGGGCCTGCTCACCGGAGGCCGGGAGGCCAAGGCCGCGACGAGCACGCGGATCAGCGCCACCTACAAGAGCAACGCCGGAAGGTTCGCCAACCCGGAGCGGGGCTGGTTTTTCTCCATAGAGCCGATCTACAGAAGCTACTACAGCGGCGGCAGGCTCGTTGTACCTGGCAACACCACGATGCCCCACGAGCCCCCGCCTGGCTTCGAGGCGTTCGCGCTCACGAAGGCGCGCCTCGCAGAGCACCGGGCAGAGGGTGTGAGCCTGATCCGCAAGTACTACCTGCTCGCGGACTTCAAGACGCGGCCGATCTCCGAGGCCTACCTCGACGAGCACGTCCGCTACGACATGCAGCTCATGCGCGAGAGCGGGATGAAGCTCATCCCCCGGTTCGTCTATAACTGGAACGTGGAGGACTACGATCCCTCGGACACTACAGTAGAGTGGACCCTCGCCCACCTCGATCAGCTCGCCCCGATCCTTCGCGACAACTACGACGTTATAAGCCACATGGAGGCTGGTTTTGTCGGACTCTACGGCGAGTGGCACGGCTCACGTAACGAGAACGAGGGGTCCGGTCCCGGCAACCCCGAAGGCCGGTGGCGCGACCCGGAGACCGGCGGCACCTACAGCCACCGCGTACTTAACGACAACTCACGCCGGATCATAAACTACCTCCTCGACGCCCTGCCGAAAGAGCGCATGATCGCCCTGCGATACGTCAACCAGCTCAAGCAACTCTATGCCGAGACCTTCGGGCAGGGGCTTGAAGAGCGGTCGGCCTTCAGCGGCTCGGACCAGTCCCGCATCGGGATGCACGACGATTCCTTTCAGTACAACATCACCCACCGCGGAGGATACTGGCCACCCTCGACTACGTTCGGCACGACGGTGTACAACAGCGAGCGAAGCTTTCAGCAGCAAGCTGCCCGCTACACCGTTATGAGCGGTGAACCTTCCGGCGACGACGGCTCCGGCTACGTTTTTCGAGTGGACCCGATAGCCGAGCTCAAGCGCATGAGCTGGAACTCGATGAACAACTACTGGTACGAAGCCAGGCGCGACGGCGTCTATGATTCGTGGCGTGAGCGTGGTCTCTACGACCAGATAGGCTCCAGGCTGGGATACCGCCTGAGCCTCACGCGGGCGAGCGTCCCGAGACGCATTGCGGCAGGCAACTCCCTGGACCTCACGTTCGACATAAAAAACAGCGGCTTCTCGACCTTCTACAACGCCCGGAAGGTACAGGTCGTCCTGAGAAACGCGAGCACCGGCCGGGAGTTCCGTCTTGCGGTTCCGAAGGCCGACCCGCGCCGGTGGTGGGCGGGGAACACCCACCGGGTCACCGTCGGGACGCGCATCCCGACAAGCGTCCCAAGAGGCGACTATCAGCTGTTTCTGAACCTCCCGGACCCGGCCGCCAGGCTCGCAAGACGTCCGGAGTACTCCGTCCGGCTTGCAAACGAGGGACTCTGGGAGGCCCGGACCGGCTACAATAGGCTCAATCTGAAGATTCGCGTTACAAGGTAG
- a CDS encoding GNAT family N-acetyltransferase translates to MLFAMRRAREEHMEPQDTYSGLKARVIETTSAFEALEGDWRDLYRDAPQATPFQSFGWLFSWWRNYAEEDASLALKLIELRERESDLLVGLAPLVIERAAPSLRILKLLGSGVTDYGDLLVRQGREREVFDAFAEEITALPGWNVADLRQLRPGSPVFGAIERLKLPRTVLVEDGYPTIEASSWEEAIKPVSGNLRSMARRSVRRLAAEGIECVPVVKGTSPEMVEAAARRFVALHREYWRDRGISPEHLKDRFERHLVSAALGMVPEGSMQIREFIKGEEGVVASQVLVLREGYVGHLLSGARPEVMRKYQISSVFVYDGFAAAETLGGARVFDFLRGEEPYKLRWTGTVRPGRRVVLARSPYLVRLYAGSVRLLVSLKGYARSEAAPAPVRKARKLLNALR, encoded by the coding sequence ATGCTCTTTGCGATGCGCCGAGCCCGGGAGGAGCACATGGAGCCGCAGGACACGTACTCGGGGCTGAAAGCCCGCGTGATCGAGACCACCTCGGCCTTCGAGGCGCTAGAAGGCGACTGGCGGGACCTCTACCGGGACGCCCCACAGGCCACGCCCTTCCAGTCCTTCGGCTGGCTCTTCTCCTGGTGGCGGAACTACGCAGAGGAAGACGCCTCCCTGGCCCTTAAGCTCATCGAGCTGCGCGAGCGGGAGAGCGACCTCCTCGTCGGCCTCGCTCCGCTTGTGATCGAGCGCGCGGCCCCGTCCCTGCGCATCCTGAAACTGCTCGGGAGCGGCGTAACGGACTACGGGGACCTGCTCGTGCGGCAGGGCCGCGAACGGGAGGTCTTCGATGCCTTCGCCGAGGAGATAACCGCCCTGCCGGGCTGGAACGTCGCGGACCTCCGCCAGCTGCGTCCCGGCTCTCCCGTCTTCGGGGCGATAGAGCGCCTGAAGCTGCCCCGCACGGTCCTTGTTGAAGACGGATATCCGACGATCGAGGCCAGTTCCTGGGAGGAGGCCATAAAGCCCGTCAGCGGCAACCTGAGGAGCATGGCGAGAAGGTCGGTCCGGCGTCTCGCCGCCGAGGGTATAGAGTGCGTGCCGGTGGTGAAGGGGACCTCGCCGGAGATGGTAGAGGCCGCCGCCCGCCGCTTCGTCGCGCTTCACCGGGAGTACTGGAGAGACCGGGGCATCTCTCCCGAGCATCTGAAGGACCGCTTCGAGAGACATCTCGTCTCGGCCGCGCTCGGGATGGTCCCGGAGGGCTCGATGCAGATCAGGGAGTTCATCAAGGGCGAGGAAGGAGTCGTCGCCTCGCAAGTCCTCGTCCTGCGCGAAGGCTACGTCGGGCACCTGCTCTCCGGAGCGCGGCCGGAGGTGATGAGGAAGTACCAGATCAGCTCCGTCTTCGTCTACGACGGCTTCGCGGCCGCAGAAACGCTCGGTGGCGCGCGGGTCTTTGACTTCCTGCGCGGTGAGGAACCCTACAAGCTGCGATGGACCGGGACGGTACGTCCGGGCAGGCGCGTCGTTCTTGCGCGGAGCCCCTACCTCGTCCGGCTCTACGCGGGCTCTGTTCGTCTTCTCGTCTCGCTCAAGGGGTATGCTCGCTCGGAGGCGGCTCCCGCTCCCGTCAGAAAGGCCCGCAAGCTCCTGAACGCACTCCGCTAG